The following proteins are co-located in the Nocardia bhagyanarayanae genome:
- the katG gene encoding catalase/peroxidase HPI, with the protein MTSDSRPPAPDTGTRSTSETENPAIPSPTQKTEHRPRSNKDWWPEQIDVSVLHAHSSKSNPLGEDFDYAEEFKKLDVDALKADVAAVLTDSQDWWPADYGNYGGLFIRMSWHAAGTYRIADGRGGGGQGAQRFAPLNSWPDNANLDKARRLLWPVKQKYGNKISWADLLVFAGNVALESMGFKTFGFGFGRPDIWEPEEVFWGPEDTWLGDERYSGDRELASPFGAVQMGLIYVNPEGPNGRPDPVAAARDIRETFGRMAMNDEETAALIVGGHSFGKTHGAGDASLVGAEPEAAPIEQQGLGWKSAYGTGKGKDAITSGLEVVWTATPTKWGNGFLQNLYGYEWELTKSPAGAWQWKPKDGAGEGAIPDPFGGPARTPTMLTTDLSLREDPIYREITSRWLEHPEELAEAFAKAWYKLLHRDMGPISRYLGPWVAEPQLWQDPVPAVDHELIDDQDIAALKSEVLESGLSVPQLVKTAWASAASFRSTDKRGGANGARIRLEPQKNWEVNEPAELAKVLPVLEQIQQRFNSSASGGKKVSLADLIILAGSAAVEKAAKDAGHDVTVPFTPGRTDASQENTDVESFAVLEPRADGFRNYVRTGEKAPLERLLVDRAYMLDLTAPELTVLIGGLRALGANYGGTEHGVFTDRPGTLTNDFFVNLLDQGTEWKASESAENVYEGSDRRTGESKWTATANDLIFGSHSVLRAIAEVYAQQDSQAKFVNDFVAAWVKVVDNDRFDVR; encoded by the coding sequence GTGACATCAGATAGTCGTCCCCCCGCTCCGGATACCGGAACTCGAAGCACGAGCGAGACCGAGAACCCGGCGATCCCCTCCCCCACGCAGAAGACCGAACATCGCCCCCGCTCCAACAAAGACTGGTGGCCGGAGCAGATCGATGTCTCGGTGCTGCACGCCCACTCTTCCAAGTCCAACCCGCTCGGCGAGGACTTCGACTACGCGGAGGAGTTCAAGAAACTCGACGTCGACGCCCTCAAGGCCGATGTCGCGGCGGTCCTCACCGATTCGCAGGACTGGTGGCCCGCCGATTACGGCAACTACGGTGGCCTGTTCATCCGGATGAGCTGGCACGCGGCGGGCACCTACCGCATCGCCGACGGACGCGGCGGCGGCGGTCAGGGCGCCCAGCGCTTCGCGCCGCTCAACAGCTGGCCGGACAATGCCAACCTGGACAAGGCTCGCCGGCTGCTGTGGCCGGTGAAGCAGAAGTACGGCAACAAGATCTCGTGGGCCGACCTGCTGGTGTTCGCGGGCAACGTCGCGCTCGAGTCGATGGGATTCAAGACCTTCGGCTTCGGCTTCGGCAGGCCCGACATCTGGGAGCCGGAAGAGGTCTTCTGGGGCCCGGAGGACACCTGGCTCGGCGACGAGCGCTACAGCGGCGACCGTGAGCTGGCGAGCCCGTTCGGCGCGGTCCAGATGGGCCTGATCTACGTGAACCCCGAAGGCCCCAACGGCAGGCCCGATCCGGTGGCGGCCGCGCGCGACATCCGCGAGACGTTCGGCCGCATGGCGATGAACGACGAGGAGACCGCCGCGCTGATCGTCGGCGGCCACAGCTTCGGCAAGACCCACGGCGCGGGCGACGCGAGCCTGGTCGGCGCCGAACCCGAAGCCGCCCCGATCGAGCAGCAGGGCCTTGGCTGGAAGAGCGCCTACGGCACCGGCAAGGGCAAGGACGCCATCACCAGCGGCCTCGAGGTCGTCTGGACCGCCACCCCGACCAAGTGGGGCAACGGCTTCCTGCAGAACCTGTACGGCTACGAGTGGGAGCTCACCAAGAGCCCCGCCGGTGCGTGGCAGTGGAAGCCGAAGGACGGCGCGGGCGAAGGCGCGATCCCGGATCCGTTCGGCGGCCCCGCGCGGACCCCGACCATGCTGACCACGGACCTGTCCCTGCGCGAAGACCCGATCTACCGCGAGATCACCAGTCGCTGGTTGGAGCACCCGGAGGAGCTCGCCGAGGCGTTCGCCAAGGCGTGGTACAAGCTGCTGCACCGCGACATGGGTCCGATCAGCCGCTACCTCGGTCCGTGGGTCGCGGAGCCGCAGCTGTGGCAGGACCCGGTGCCCGCCGTCGACCACGAGCTCATCGACGACCAGGACATCGCGGCCCTCAAGAGCGAGGTTCTCGAGTCCGGCCTGTCGGTCCCGCAGCTGGTCAAGACCGCGTGGGCGTCGGCCGCCAGCTTCCGCAGCACCGACAAGCGCGGCGGCGCCAACGGCGCCCGGATCCGCTTGGAGCCCCAGAAGAACTGGGAGGTCAACGAACCGGCCGAACTGGCCAAGGTGCTGCCCGTGCTCGAGCAGATCCAGCAGCGCTTCAACAGCTCGGCGTCCGGCGGCAAGAAGGTCTCGCTGGCCGATCTGATCATCCTCGCCGGGTCCGCGGCGGTGGAGAAGGCGGCCAAGGACGCGGGCCACGACGTCACGGTGCCCTTCACACCGGGACGCACCGACGCGTCGCAGGAGAACACCGACGTGGAGTCGTTCGCGGTGCTCGAACCGCGGGCCGACGGATTCCGCAATTACGTGCGGACCGGCGAGAAGGCTCCGCTGGAGCGCCTGCTGGTCGACCGGGCGTACATGCTCGATCTGACGGCTCCGGAGCTGACCGTGCTGATCGGCGGCCTGCGCGCCCTCGGCGCCAACTACGGTGGCACCGAGCACGGCGTCTTCACCGACCGGCCGGGCACGTTGACGAACGACTTCTTCGTCAACCTCCTCGACCAGGGCACGGAGTGGAAGGCGTCCGAGTCGGCGGAGAACGTGTACGAGGGCTCCGACCGGCGCACGGGCGAGTCCAAGTGGACGGCGACCGCCAACGACCTGATCTTCGGGTCGCATTCGGTGCTGCGTGCGATCGCCGAGGTCTACGCGCAGCAGGACTCGCAGGCGAAGTTCGTGAACGACTTCGTGGCCGCGTGGGTCAAGGTGGTCGACAACGACCGCTTCGACGTCCGCTGA
- a CDS encoding Fur family transcriptional regulator, with protein MLQGASLRVTAPRVAVLGAVHDHPHADTDSIIRAVRSRLSAVSHQAVYDSLRTLTAAGLIRCIQPSGSVARYESRVGDNHHHVVCRACGSIADVDCAIGHAPCLTASEDHGFAIDEAEVIYWGLCPDCAASQRP; from the coding sequence ATGCTGCAGGGAGCTTCGCTCCGCGTGACCGCTCCGCGAGTCGCGGTGCTCGGCGCGGTGCACGACCACCCGCACGCCGACACGGATTCGATCATCCGCGCCGTGCGTTCGCGCCTGTCGGCGGTGTCACACCAGGCGGTGTACGACTCGCTGCGCACGCTCACCGCCGCGGGCCTGATCCGATGCATCCAGCCGTCCGGCTCCGTGGCGCGTTACGAGTCGCGGGTCGGCGACAACCATCATCACGTCGTGTGCCGGGCGTGTGGGTCGATCGCCGATGTCGACTGCGCGATCGGCCATGCCCCTTGTCTGACCGCATCCGAGGACCACGGTTTCGCCATCGACGAGGCCGAGGTCATCTACTGGGGTCTGTGTCCCGACTGCGCCGCATCCCAACGTCCCTGA
- a CDS encoding alpha/beta hydrolase, which yields MSASAEDVADSYIDRLSEAADTPALRWSDCQDGFQCASAQVPLDYNQPHRDRIELAVIKLPAADPSRRIGTLFVNFGGPGPSGVDRLRERARWPWLFSDELRARFDVVSWDSRSVARSAAARCFPTMDEQAAFLGAMPQMPTVPSEEAAFYGWSKEFADRCGRNAGPILNHASTANTARDLELLRRAVGDPKLTYHGISYGTQLGAIYANMYPSRVRAMVFDGSIDFEGNVNGHDGQGATVPLDTRQGVADAIAATFDAFLRQCSAAGPRCAFSSGDPRVKWTVLAERARVAPIRLDDQTWTYAAVLAAASSLAQPSTFPDLAALLQKLFDAGTSVPGLLPVARGESYLGNRTEAYHAIQCADSVVPTDTGAYSRAAISEDLRVPHFGRIAVFGTTTCAFWQGHDADRYTGPWNRRTAAPILVLNSRFDPATPLSGALAGATQLADAQVVVIEGAGHSSMYVPSTCAERTKREYLFTGRLPAEGTGCAVDESPFD from the coding sequence GTGTCGGCGTCCGCGGAGGACGTCGCCGACTCCTACATCGATCGCCTGTCCGAGGCGGCGGACACCCCGGCGCTGCGGTGGTCCGATTGCCAGGACGGCTTCCAGTGCGCGTCCGCGCAGGTGCCACTGGACTACAACCAGCCGCACCGCGACCGGATCGAGTTGGCGGTGATCAAACTGCCCGCCGCCGATCCGAGTCGGCGGATCGGCACACTGTTCGTCAACTTCGGCGGTCCCGGCCCGTCCGGGGTGGACCGTCTGCGGGAGCGGGCGCGGTGGCCGTGGCTGTTCTCCGACGAACTGCGCGCGCGGTTCGATGTGGTCTCCTGGGACAGTCGATCGGTGGCCCGCAGTGCGGCGGCGCGCTGCTTCCCGACGATGGACGAACAAGCGGCCTTTCTCGGCGCGATGCCCCAAATGCCAACGGTCCCAAGCGAAGAGGCCGCGTTCTACGGCTGGTCCAAAGAGTTCGCCGACCGCTGCGGGCGGAACGCGGGTCCGATACTGAACCACGCCTCGACCGCCAACACCGCGCGGGATCTCGAACTCTTGCGCCGCGCCGTCGGCGATCCGAAGCTGACCTATCACGGCATCTCCTACGGCACGCAGCTCGGCGCGATCTACGCCAACATGTATCCCAGCCGGGTGCGGGCGATGGTCTTCGACGGATCGATCGACTTCGAGGGCAACGTCAACGGTCACGACGGGCAAGGCGCGACGGTTCCGCTGGACACTCGACAGGGCGTGGCCGACGCGATCGCCGCCACCTTCGACGCCTTCCTGCGGCAGTGTTCGGCGGCCGGGCCGCGGTGCGCGTTCTCCTCCGGTGATCCGAGGGTGAAGTGGACGGTGCTCGCGGAGCGGGCTCGCGTGGCGCCGATCAGGCTCGACGACCAGACGTGGACGTACGCCGCGGTTCTCGCTGCCGCGTCGAGTCTCGCGCAGCCGTCGACCTTCCCGGATCTCGCCGCGCTGCTGCAGAAGTTGTTCGACGCGGGCACCAGCGTCCCGGGACTGCTGCCGGTCGCTCGCGGCGAGTCCTATCTGGGCAACCGCACCGAGGCGTACCACGCGATTCAGTGCGCCGACAGCGTCGTCCCGACCGACACCGGCGCCTACAGTCGCGCGGCGATATCGGAGGATCTGCGGGTGCCGCACTTCGGGCGAATCGCCGTCTTCGGCACCACGACCTGCGCGTTCTGGCAAGGCCACGACGCCGACCGGTACACCGGACCGTGGAACCGCCGCACCGCCGCCCCGATCCTGGTGCTCAACAGCAGATTCGACCCGGCGACCCCGTTGTCCGGCGCCTTGGCGGGCGCGACCCAGCTGGCCGACGCCCAGGTGGTGGTGATCGAAGGCGCCGGGCACAGCAGCATGTACGTGCCGAGCACCTGTGCCGAGCGAACCAAACGGGAGTACCTGTTCACCGGCCGACTTCCAGCGGAAGGCACCGGCTGCGCGGTCGACGAGTCGCCCTTCGACTGA